In Plasmodium gaboni strain SY75 chromosome 14, whole genome shotgun sequence, one genomic interval encodes:
- a CDS encoding hypothetical protein (conserved Plasmodium protein, unknown function) → NLINDIESGKYGEESLKLFKEIEKDSKEKEEEEIKRMEEQDKKIDMRNVEEVINKTDDKLKQCAMKAFYNTDINEKQNPDVKKEYDIMQKIEKTFDEIDDDNYPEDKLNITNIYDKIKTMKIDDKQKQKNPFTDTAKSLLKYKGLLHMPFVKGPLLNNNTFDWRESLEYVELNIPIYDETNCEDISFHFKNDYIKLEINKGNTKELLLDNMLCGKISYSDAYWVISNEYKENKKYINLIIPKLSGYYYIWEKLLQDGKET, encoded by the exons AATCTTATTAACGATATAGAAAGTGGAAAATATGGAGAAGAATCTCTCAAACTTTTTAAAGAAATTGAA AAGGACTCcaaagaaaaagaagaagaagaaataaagAGAATGGAAGAACAAGACAAAAAAATAGATATGAGAAATGTTGAAGAAGTTATTAACAAGACAGACgataaattaaaacaaTGTGCAATGAAAGCTTTTTATAATACcgatataaatgaaaaacaaaatccagatgttaaaaaagaatatgaCATAATGcaaaaaatagaaaaaacATTTGATGAAAttgatgatgataattatccagaagataaattaaatataacaaatatttatgataaaataaaaacaatgAAAATCGATGacaaacaaaaacaaaaaaatcCTTTTACAGATACGGCAAAGTCGTTGTTAAAG TATAAAGGTTTGCTACACATGCCATTTGTAAAAGGACCACTGCTAAACAATAATAc TTTTGATTGGAGAGAATCTCTGGAATATGTAGAATTGAATATACCAATATATGATG aaaCCAATTGTGAAGatatttcttttcatttcaaaaatgattatataaagcttgaaataaataaggGTAACACAAAGGAACTACTACTTGATAACATG CTGTGTGGTAAAATAAGTTATTCAGATGCCTACTGGGTAATAAGCAATGAATAcaaagaaaataaaaaatacataaatttGATTATACCTAAATTAAGTggttattattatatatggGAAAAGCTTTTACAAGACGGTAAAGAAACATGA
- a CDS encoding hypothetical protein (conserved Plasmodium protein, unknown function), with amino-acid sequence MFHKNMYDYEGYKRLIVKIAFIASTMTFCFSLLLYIVISLIPQRQNENYADVNLNTEEDNIIITYLYLQKETSSSILSKEKKNEELTSNEDLIEDSKTNEMEEKDNNIEKEEVINNHLN; translated from the coding sequence atgtttcataaaaatatgtatgaTTACGAAGGTTATAAAAGATTAATTGTAAAGATTGCTTTCATTGCAAGTACAATGACATTTTGTTTTTCccttttattatatattgttataaGTTTAATACCACAAAGGCAAAATGAAAACTATGCCGATGTAAACTTAAATACAGAAGAAGATAACATAATTATAAcctatttatatttacaaaaagAAACCTCTTCATCAATATTATCgaaagaaaagaaaaatgagGAGCTCACAAGTAATGAGGATTTAATAGAAGACAGTAAAACAAATGAAATGGAAGAGAAAGACAACAATATAGAAAAGGAAGAAGTTATTAACAACCATTTAAATTAA
- a CDS encoding putative GTPase-activating protein — translation MNDNNFFEDLYELNFEDFLKNFMSILFSSKEYANNNNDDIDKSDIYENNNYILKNNDKKKSALSFIANNIINNIENIKLYRRIYWPLLLGIYKADNLEDLIKDIKKKRDLYIQDKEEYIIKPINLNIQKLDPQIFHPLSSDDKNPWTLKQKYQELKEEIKQDILRTYSEKKIFQNEEIREILNNILFIWAKKNPDISYKQGMNEILAIFFIVNYREHLHNNNDFYEDQNKLFYKEFSNLFDKEYIEADTYIIFDHFMNMGLKYLFTSMDEKKNSTNKNTCKTVLLHKCTYIFHKLLKNSDKLLYNHLISLSIEPQIFLLRWIRLFYCREFPIDDTVILWDNIFADSYLKNCDSNFNIDFKGDNIEIAHMICRIFPIVDYFAISMILFIRSFLLESDENYCLKRLFKYPPVENIKILIDLSFKIKHRHEKKEKHTKKEEPNIIHNNNLSKKEDIFNLTFNNNNSITGELNIHNINSNMNNNVNNNVNNNVNNNVNNNINNSRYNNNNDMKNEYMDKNNHHSNVNILSYNKIIPNIHKINNIAYINKKLLKVIHNLNNLYTYNMINEQHYKTELQQNIFHLNEIYNELKNIQQSYDDSVSENIQLDKTNDLPSIY, via the exons ATGAATGATaacaatttttttgaaGACTTGTACGAATTAAATTTTGAggattttttaaaaaatttcatGAGCATATTATTTTCCTCTAAAGAATATgcaaataataataatgatgatatagataaatctgatatatatgaaaataataattatatattaaaaaacaatgataaaaaaaagagcGCCTTAAGTTTTATAgcaaataatattatcaataatatagaaaatataaaattatatagaaGAATATATTGGCCTTTACTATtaggtatatataaagCAGATAACTTGGAAGATTTAATTAAAgatattaagaaaaaaagagatttatatatacaagataaagaagaatatattattaaacCAATTAACttaaatattcaaaaattAGATCCACAAATATTCCATCCATTGTCATCAGATGATAAAAACCCATGGAcattaaaacaaaaatatcaagaattaaaagaagaaatcAAACAAGATATTTTAAGAACATATtctgaaaaaaaaattttccaaaatgaagaaattagagaaatattaaataatattttatttatatggGCAAAAAAAAATCCAGACATATCTTATAAACAAGGAATGAATGAAATACTAgccattttttttattgtcAACTATCGTGAACACcttcataataataatgattttTATGAAGACCAAAACAAACTCTTTTATAAAGAATTTTCTAACCTTTTTGACAAAGAATATATCGAAGCAGATACATACATCATATTTGATCATTTTATGAATATGGgattaaaatatttatttacatccatggatgaaaaaaaaaactcaaccaataaaaatacatgTAAAACAGTTCTTTTACATAAatgcacatatatatttcataagTTACTAAAAAATTCGgataaattattatacaaTCATTTAATATCATTAAGTATTGAGCCACAAATATTTTTGCTAAGATGGATACGTCTCTTTTATTGTAGAGAATTTCCTATTGACGATACAGTTATTTTATGGGATAATATTTTTGCag ATTCGTATCTTAAAAATTGCGATTCCAACTTCAATATCGATTTTAAAGGAGATAATATCGAGATAGCTCATATGATATGCAGAATCTTTCCTATCGTGGATTATTTTGCTATTTCCATGATACTATTTATTAGGTCCTTCTTATTAGAGAGTGATGAAAATTATTGCTTGAAGAGACTGTTTAAATACCCTCCTgtagaaaatataaaaattttaatcGACTTGTCCTTCAAAATCAAACACAGACATgagaaaaaagaaaaacataCAAAAAAAGAGGAACCTAATATAATTcacaataataatttaagtaaaaaagaagatatatttaatttaacgtttaacaataataatagtataACTGGtgaattaaatatacataatataaacagTAACATGAACAATAACGTAAACAATAACGTAAACAATAACGTAAACAATAACGTAAACAATAACATAAACAATAGTcgttataataataacaatgaTATGAAAAACGAATATATGGACAAAAACAACCACCATTCAAACGTCAATATTTTATCTTATAACAAGATAATACcaaatatacataaaattaataatatagcttatataaataaaaaactATTAAAAGTTATTCATAATTTAAACAATTTATATACCtataatatgataaatgAACAACATTATAAAACTGAATTacaacaaaatatatttcatttgAATGAAATTTATAATGAACTAAAAAACATACAACAATCATATGATGATAGTGTATCAGAAAATATACAATTGGATAAGACGAATGATTTACCCTCCATATATTAG
- a CDS encoding putative DNA-directed RNA polymerase, alpha subunit: protein MPFLLIITLWLHIIIVIYKCVNIFKSSYIPNAGNLLIFENKNKRGKIKFILNKNKEEENIKRKILRKYIIYSTGDEKEYVNINDNYKIFQKRNFIKKYHVKDEEIKEYIEQIKQNRTSGYEPKFPEETFRTPDGLSNIILDYKYKNDNLKIHNYYYFFLYFLKKLQDEKQRKIKLKKRMEGMSDEYGDIIDDDIDNRMIDVQEFLFLKKKGFFEGELYTWKNWVLLNRGEWRDTIVYGDEDDNTKCNDNKKSSSSHTYGDDNICNIYNIYNNYNNESYDIKTLRPLVEPKMKRMPIEYWGSFRAIDFNVNHYPIYKKLFDYFNKINVNENEETGKFYPFLFYPRFSIGRDRSGLGYGDAQYFGNYGDFYEKRKEREEKLRKKKIEIESNENINDIYDNNIMDYKSYEKILSSNIHKENFIDKDDFGPNFIKIEEATDIIKYPQNGKLYQKFYIGPLNITDGHTFGSLIKYVCQTQIYGYAIVAIKIHNMNEDTKIDNLQEDLLEIALNISDVCIYSKEINLESNIRLIFKGPLMLVAGMIPLPSHLKIINKEHYICTIKEGGFIDISIKIEYGKGHWLTYDKGLYKRERGSDNDCMKKREIKEVVNKNYMPISSSFGACRMIRLTVHKIATKYWCEDRCEFTDPKQMLVVEIWTDCRMLPKNVLLYGIKNIKKILRKFREMIVKDNDFTFHTEDEEIKNLWPSIDKYKYLQTRQKMEGGPPIHNIDEDVLNEQIETNKSFDPFSQEIMNPNNFPKHSNIQLPIQDTPPPFIDTLEWLKMEVKKENKKKKITQGKNSKNQLHTNQDKFNKNKKYDYDEYLNHRLSDILDEK, encoded by the coding sequence ATGCCGTTTCTCCTTATTATTACCCTATGgttacatataataatagtaatatataaatgtgtaaatatttttaaatctTCATATATACCTAATGCTGgaaatttattaatatttgaaaataaaaataaaagaggaaagataaaatttattttaaataaaaataaagaggaagaaaatataaaaagaaagatattaaggaaatatattatttattccACTGGGGATGAAAAGgaatatgtaaatataaatgataattataaaatatttcagAAAAGAAATTTTATTAAGAAATATCATGTAAAGGATGAAGaaattaaagaatatattgAACAAATAAAACAGAATAGAACTAGTGGTTACGAACCTAAATTTCCAGAGGAGACATTTCGAACGCCTGATGGATtatcaaatataatattagattataagtataaaaatgataatttaaaaattcataactattattattttttcctttattttttgaagaAATTACAGGATGAAAAGCAAAGgaaaattaaattaaagAAGAGAATGGAAGGGATGAGTGATGAGTATGGTGATATTATAGATGATGATATTGACAATCGTATGATAGATGTTCAGGagtttttatttttgaagAAGAAAGGTTTTTTTGAGGGGGAGTTGTATACATGGAAAAATTGGGTTCTATTGAATAGGGGTGAATGGAGAGATACAATAGTATATGGTGACGAGGATGATAATACAAAAtgtaatgataataaaaaaagtagTAGTAGTCATACATACggtgatgataatatatgtaatatatataatatatataataattataataacgaatcatatgatataaaaacTCTGAGACCGCTTGTAGAACccaaaatgaaaagaatgCCCATTGAATACTGGGGAAGTTTTCGAGCTATAGATTTTAACGTGAATCATTATccaatatataaaaaattattcgattattttaataaaataaatgtaaatgaaaatgaagagACAGGGAAATTCTATCCTTTCCTTTTTTATCCTCGTTTTAGTATTGGCAGGGATAGATCAGGTCTAGGATATGGTGATGCTCAATATTTTGGTAATTATGGAGATTTTTATGAGAAGAGAAAAGAAAgagaagaaaaattaagaaagaaaaaaattgaaattgaatcaaatgaaaatataaatgatatatatgataacAATATTATGGATTATAAAAGTTATGAGAAAATATTAAGTAGTAATATAcataaagaaaattttattGATAAAGATGATTTTGGTCCAAATTTTATAAAGATAGAAGAAGCTActgatataataaaatatccACAGAATGGTAAATTATATCAGAAATTTTATATTGGACCTTTAAATATTACTGATGGACATACATTTGGATctttaattaaatatgttTGTCAGACTCAAATTTATGGATATGCTATTGTTGctataaaaatacataatatgaatgaagACACAAAAATTGATAATTTGCAAGAAGATTTATTAGAAATCGCATTAAATATCTCAgatgtatgtatatatagtaaagaaataaatttaGAATCTAATATTCgattaatatttaaaggACCTTTAATGTTAGTTGCTGGTATGATACCCTTACCTTcacatttaaaaataataaacaaagaacattatatatgtactaTTAAAGAAGGTGGATTTATAGATATCTCCATAAAAATAGAATATGGAAAAGGACATTGGTTAACATATGATAAAggattatataaaagagAACGTGGATCAGATAATGACTGTATGaaaaaaagagaaataaaagaagtagtaaataaaaattatatgcCTATTAGTTCTAGTTTTGGTGCATGTAGAATGATAAGATTAACTGTTCATAAAATAGCTACGAAATATTGGTGTGAAGATAGATGTGAATTTACTGATCCAAAACAAATGTTAGTTGTAGAAATATGGACAGATTGTAGAATGTTACCAAAAAATGTTCTATTATATGgtattaaaaatattaaaaaaatattaagaaaaTTCAGAGAAATGATTGTTAAAGATAATGATTTCACATTTCATACAGAAGAtgaagaaattaaaaatttatgGCCATCtatagataaatataaatatttacaaaCAAGACAAAAAATGGAAGGAGGACCACCTATACATAATATTGATGAAGATGTTCTTAATGAACAAATAGAAACAAATAAATCATTTGATCCATTTTCTCAAGAAATTATGAATCCAAATAATTTTCCAAAACATTCAAATATACAATTACCTATACAAGACACACCACCACCTTTTATAGATACATTGGAGTGGTTAAAAATGGAAGtcaaaaaagaaaataagaaaaaaaaaataacacAAGGCAAAAATAGTAAAAACCAACTACATACAAATCAAgataaatttaataaaaataaaaaatatgattatgatgaatatttaaatcATCGTTTATCAGATATATTGgatgaaaaataa
- a CDS encoding putative dihydroorotase: MKNNFYMNVADDMHSHLRQDEMLKFTVNSISKGGCNRVLVMPNTTPIISSCKDAKEYLYKLRKYDDGIHYLMTLYLNKDTNEYDILSNYQECNLQGVKVYPSNVTTNSSQGITSLEPYYKVFNVLEKLNKSVHIHCEEPNINPLYAEERYLPHIHDLAVKFPKLNIVLEHISSSESINVIKQFSNVAGTITPHHLYLTIDDVVNMDIYDRSIDTTSIEKYIKNKYHYCKPLPKLLEDKIALQNVIKEDFPRVFLGSDSAPHYKFMKCNPHYKPGIYTQPFLVNYVAHILNKFDALDKIENFTSKNASVFLNLRDKKEISDYYLYVHKRPFKLPYDYNGVVPFMSGETLDYNIQPVYRF, translated from the coding sequence atgaaaaataacTTTTACATGAACGTAGCTGATGACATGCACAGTCATTTAAGGCAAGATGAGATGTTAAAATTCACGGTAAATTCTATCAGCAAAGGTGGATGTAATCGTGTTTTAGTTATGCCTAACACAACTCCCATCATAAGTTCTTGTAAGGATGCAAAggaatatttatataaactAAGAAAGTATGATGATGGTATACACTATTTAATGACCTTGTATTTGAATAAGGATACGAATGAATATGATATACTAAGTAATTACCAAGAATGTAATTTACAAGGCGTAAAGGTATATCCTAGTAATGTCACAACTAATTCAAGTCAGGGCATTACTAGTTTAGAACCTTATTATAAGGTATTTAATGtattagaaaaattaaataagAGTGTGCATATTCATTGTGAAGAGCCAAATATAAATCCATTATATGCTGAAGAAAGATATTTGCCACATATACATGATTTAGCTGTAAAGTTTCCAAAATTGAATATTGTTTTAGAACATATATCTTCAAGCGAATCTATAAATGTTATTAAACAATTTTCAAATGTAGCTGGTACCATAACACCtcatcatttatatttaacTATAGATGATGTTGTTaatatggatatatatGATCGTTCAATAGATACCACTTCtattgaaaaatatataaaaaataaatatcattattGTAAGCCATTACCCAAGTTATTAGAAGACAAAATTGCTTTAcaaaatgttataaaagAAGATTTTCCACGAGTCTTTTTGGGTTCGGATTCAGCACCTCATTACAAATTTATGAAGTGCAATCCACACTACAAACCTGGAATATACACACAACCATTTTTAGTTAATTATGTTGCtcatatattaaacaaGTTTGATGCTCTAGATAAGATAGAAAATTTTACATCAAAAAATGCTTCTGtctttttaaatttaagagataaaaaagaaatatcAGACTATTACTTATATGTGCATAAAAGACCTTTTAAATTACCATACGATTATAATGGTGTAGTTCCATTTATGTCAGGAGAAACTTTGGATTATAACATACAACCTGTATATAGGTTTTAA